The DNA region TCTCATCAATCAAAAACGAAGAAAGATATTAGTTTTACTTATCTCTTCAACTCTTCTCTTCTGCCTTGGCGGTCAAAAAACACGGGAAAAAACCTGAATTCAAAGTCCATAATCTGATCATCACAAATAGTTCTTTTTTGAATGACATTGTTATAAACAGACACAAATGATGGTGAAACAACTGTAATCTCGTCGTGAATTTCGTTGGAACGTTAAAATGTTCCAGATTTTGGTCAAATACTTAAGTATGAGAACTTAATTAGCCTGTTTATCCTTCGTACAAACAATCTCGACTAAAGATTTTCTCCAATGCTGTAGACCACAGTATCTATAGCTATTGCAAGAAACAAAATCCAGTGCTAAATTTCCAGAAGCTATGACTAAAACTAGGGGCAAAGTGTAATTCGTGTTCACGTCGGTTGAGAGACGTTATAACGAATTTCTCGAAGTAGAGCTGATTTTGTAATACTTCAATGCCCTAGTCTCTAGCTCAAACTCCTTCAATAACCCCTTGCCTAAGTTGCCGTCATGAAGCCCCAGATTCAGTTTAAACTTGCCCTATCCCTAACTTCTCCAGCTTTGACACTGTTTCTTGCAACAGCAGGATTATGGACATTGGCAGAGATATCAATTCCTTCGAATAGGTCGAATAGGATAGCTCAAGCTCAAAATATCGAAACTACAGGCGGTGCCGGTTCTAATGATTCTGGGGTTCCTCTCGCAGACGTAACAAATAGCATCTCAACGAATAGTGCAAACATTAGTGCGAACTCTTCAAGCATCTCGGTAAATAGCTCAAGCATTTCAGTAAATAGTTCGAGTATTAGTACGAACTCAGCGAGCATCTCGGCAAATAGTTCGAGTATCTCGGTGAACAGTTCGAGTATCTCGGTAAATAGCTCAAGCATTTCAGTAAATAGTTCGAGTATCAGTACGAACTCAGCGAGCATCTCGGCAAATAGTTCGAGCATCAGTACGAACTCAGCGAGCATCTCGACAAATAGTTCGAGTATCTCGGTGAATAGTTCGAGCATCAGTACGAACTCAGCGAGCATCTCGGCAAATAGTTCGAGTATCTCGGTGAACAGTTCGAGTATCTCGGTGAACAGTTCGAGTATCTCGGTGAATAGTTCGAGCATCAGTACGAACTCAGCGAGCATCTCGGCAAATAGTTCGAGTATCTCGGTGAACAGTTCGAGTATCTCGGTGAACAGTTCGAGTATCTCGGTGAATAGTTCGAGCATCAGTACGAACTCAGCGAGCATCTCGGCAAATAGTTCGAGTATCTCGGTGAACAGTTCGAGTATCTCGGTGAACAGTTCGAGTATCTCGGTGAATAGTTCGAGCATCAGTACGAACTCAGCGAGCATCTCGGCAAATAGTTCGAGTATCTCGGTGAACAGTTCGAGTATCTCGGTGAACAGTTCGAGTATCTCGGTGAATAGTTCGAGCATCAGTACGAACTCAGCGAGCATCTCGGCAAATAGTTCGAGTATCTCGGTGAACAGTTCGAGTATCTCGGTGAACAGTTCGAGTATCTCGGTGAATAGTTCGAGCATCAGTACGAACTCAGCGAGCATCTCGGCAAATAGTTCGAGTATCTCGGTGAACAGTTCGAGTATCTCGGTGAACAGTTCGAGCATCTCAGTGAACAGTTCGAGTATTTCTTCGAATTCAGCGAGCATCTCGACAAATAGTTCGAGCATCTCAGTGAACAGTTCGAGCATCTCGGTAAATAGCTCAAGCATTTCGGTAAACAGTTCGAGCATCAGTACGAACTCAGCGAGCATCTCGGCAAATAGTTCGAGTATCTCGGTGAACAGTTCGAGTATCTCGGTGAATAGTTCGAGCATCTCGGTGAACAGTTCGAGTATTTCTTCGAATTCAGCGAGCATCTCGGCAAATAGTTCGAGTATCTCGGTGAACAGTTCGAGTATCTCGGTGAACAGTTCGAGTATCTCGGTAAATAGTTCGAGTATCAGTACGAACTCAGCGAGCATCTCGGCAAATAGTTCGAGCATCAGTACGAACTCAGCGAGCATCTCGACAAATAGTTCGAGTATCTCGGTAAATAGTTCGAGTATCAGTACGAACTCAGCGAGCATCTCGACAAATAGTTCGAGTATCTCGGTGAACAGTTCGAGTATCTCGGTGAACAGTTCGAGTATCTCGGTAAATAGTTCGAGTATCAGTACGAACTCAGCGAGCATCTCGACAAATAGTTCGAGTATCTCGGTGAACAGTTCGAGTATCTCGGTGAACAGTTCGAGTATCTCGGTAAATAGTTCGAGTATCAGTACGAACTCAGCGAGCATCTCGACAAATAGTTCGAGTATCTCGGTGAACAGTTCGAGTATCTCGGTAAATAGTTCGAGTATCTCGGTAAATAGTTCGAGTATCAGTACGAACTCAGCGAGCATCTCGACAAATAGTTCGAGTATCTCGGTGAACAGTTCGAGTATCTCGGTGAACAGTTCGAGTATCTCGGTAAATAGTTCGAGTATCAGTACGAACTCAGCGAGCATCTCGACAAATAGTTCGAGTATCTCGGTGAACAGTTCGAGTATCTCGGTGAACAGTTCGAGTATCTCGGTAAATAGTTCGAGTATCAGTACGAACTCAGCGAGCATCTCGACAAATAGTTCGAGTATCTCGGTGAACAGTTCGAGTATCTCGGTGAACAGTTCGAGTATCTCGGTAAATAGTTCGAGTATCAGTACGAACTCAGCGAGCATCTCGACAAATAGTTCGAGTATCTCGGTGAACAGTTCCGAGTATCTCGGTGAACAGTTCGAGTATCTCGGTAAATAGTTCGAGTATCAGTACGAACTCAGCGAGCATCTCGACAAATAGTTCGAGTATCTCGGTGAACAGTTCGAGTATCAGTACGAACTCAGCGAGCATCTCGACAAATAGTTCGAGTATCTCGGTGAACAGTTCGAGTATCTCGGTAAATAGTTCGAGTATCAGTACGAACTCAGCGAGCATCTCGACAAATAGTTCGAGCATCTCGGTGAACAGTTCGAGCATCTCAGTGAACAGTTCGAGTATCAGTACGAACTCAGCGAGTATCTCGACAAATAGTTCGAGCATCTCGGTGAACAGTTCGAGCATCTCAGTGAACAGTTCGAGTATCTCGGTAAATAGTTCGAGTATCAGTACGAACTCAGCGAGCATCTCGACAAATAGTTCGAGCATCTCGGTGAACAGTTCGAGCATCTCAGTGAACAGTTCGAGTATCAGTACGAACTCAGCGAGTATCTCGACAAATAGTTCGAGCATCTCAGTGAACAGTTCGAGTATCAGTACGAACTCAGCGAGCATCTCGACAAATAGTTCGAGTATCTCGGTGAATAGCAGCAGTATTAGCGCGAACTCCTCGAGTATCTCGGTGAATAGCAGCAGTATTAGCGCGAACTCCTCGAGTATCTCGGTGAATAGCAGCAGCATTAGCGCGAACTCCTCGAGTATCTCGGTGAATAGCAGCAGCATTAGCGCGAACTCCTCGAGTATCTCGGTGAATAGCAGCAGCATTAGCGCGAACTCCTCGAGTATCTCGGTGAATAGCTCTAGTATTAGCGCGAACTCCTCGAGTATCTCGGTGAATAGCAGCAGTATTAGCGCGAACTCCTCGAGTATCTCGGTGAATAGCAGCAGTATTAGCGCGAACTCCTCGAGTATCTCGGTGAATAGCAGCAGCATTAGCGCGAACTCCTCGAGTATCTCGGTGAATAGCTCTAGTATTAGCGCGAACTCCTCGAGTATCTCGGTGAATAGCAGCAGTATTAGCGCGAACTCCTCGAGTATCTCGGTGAATAGCAGCAGTATTAGCGCGAACTCCTCGAGTATCTCGGTGAATAGCAGCAGCATTAGCGCGAACTCCTCGAGTATCTCGGTGAATAGCAGCAGCATTAGCGCGAACTCCTCGAGTATCTCGGTGAATAGCAGCAGCATTAGCGCGAACTCCTCGAGTATCTCGGTGAATAGCAGCAGCATTAGCGCGAACTCCTCGAGTATCTCGGTGAATAGCAGCAGTATTAGCGCGAACTCCTCGAGTATCTCGGTGAATAGCAGCAGTATTAGCGCGAACTCCTCGAGTATCTCGGTGAATAGCAGCAGCATTAGCGCGAACTCCTCGAGTATCTCGGTGAATAGCTCTAGTATTAGCGCGAACTCCTCGAGTATCTCGGTGAATAGCTCTAGTATTAGCGCGAACTCCTCGAGTATCTCGGTGAATAGCTCTAGTATTAGCGCGAACTCCTCGAGTATCTCGGTGAATAGCAGCAGTATTAGCGCGAACTCCTCGAGTATCTCGGTGAATAGCAGCAGCATTAGCGCGAACTCCTCGAGTATCTCGGTGAATAGCTCTAGTATTAGCGCGAACTCCTCGAGTATCTCGGTGAATAGCTCTAGTATTAGCGCGAACTCCTCGAGTATCTCGGTGAATAGCTCTAGTATTAGCGCGAACTCCTCGAGTATCTCGGTGAATAGCTCTAGTATTAGCGCGAACTCCTCGAGTATCTCGGTGAATAGCAGCAGTATTAGCGCGAACTCCTCGAGTATCTCGGTGAATAGCTCTAGTATTAGCGCGAACTCCTCGAGTATCTCGGTGAATAGCAGCAGCATTAGCGCGAACTCCTCGAGTATCTCGGTGAATAGCAGCAGTATTAGCGCGAACTCCTCGAGTATCTCGGTGAATAGCAGCAGCATTAGCGCGAACTCCTCGAGTATCTCGGTGAATAGCTCTAGTATTAGCGCGAACTCCTCGAGTATCTCGGTGAATAGCAGCAGTATTAGCGCGAACTCCTCGAGTATCTCGGTGAATAGCTCTAGTATTAGCGCGAACTCCTCGAGTATCTCGGTGAATAGCAGCAGTATTAGCGCGAACTCCTCGAGTATCTCGGTGAATAGCTCTAGTATTAGCGCGAACTCCTCGAGTATCTCGGTGAATAGCAGCAGTATTAGCGCGAACTCCTCGAGTATCTCGGTGAATAGCAGCAGTATTAGCGCGAACTCCTCGAGTATCTCGGTGAATAGCTCTAGTATTAGCGCGAACTCCTCGAGTATCTCGGTGAATAGCAGCAGTATTAGCGCGAACTCCTCGAGTATCTCGGTGAATAGCAGCAGTATTAGCGACGAACTCCTCGAGTATCTCGGTGAATAGCAGCAGCATTAGCGCGAACTCCTCGAGTATCTCGGTGAATAGCAGCAGCATTAGCGCGAACTCTTCGAGCATTAGCGCGAACTCTTCGAGCATTAGCGTGAACTCTTCGAGCATTAGCGTGAACTCTTCGAGCATTAGCGCGAACTCTTCGAGCATTAGCGCGAACTCTTCGAGCATTAGCGCGAACTCTTCGAGCATTAGCGTGAACTCTTCGAGCATTAGCGTGAACTCTTCGAGCATTAGCGTGAACTCTTCGAGCATTAGCGCGAACTCTTCGAGCATTAGCGTGAACTCTTCGAGTATTAGCGTGAACTCTTCGAGCATTAGCGTGAACTCTTCGAGCATTAGCGTGAACTCTTCGAGCATTAGCGTGAACTCTTCGAGCATTAGCGTGAACTCTTCGAGCATTAGCGTGAACTCTTCGAGCATTAGCGTGAACTCTTCGAGCATTAGCGCGAACTCTTCGAGCATTAGCGTGAACTCTTCGAGTATTAGCGTGAACTCTTCGAGCATTAGCGTGAACTCTTCGAGCATTAGCGTGAACTCTTCGAGCATTAGCGTGAACTCTTCGAGCATTAGCGTGAACTCTTCGAGCATTAGCGTGAACTCTTCGAGCATTAGCGTGAACTCTTCGAGCATTAGCGTGAACTCTTCGAGCATTAGCGTGAACTCTTCGAGTATTAGCGTGAACTCTTCGAGCATTAGCGTGAACTCTTCGAGCATTAGCGTGAACTCTTCGAGCATTAGCGTGAACTCTTCGAGCATTAGCGTGAACTCTTCGAGCATTAGCGTGAACTCTTCGAGTATTAGCGTGAACTCTTCGAGCATTAGCGTGAACTCTTCGAGCATTAGCGTGAACTCTTCGAGCATTAGCGTGAACTCTTCGAGCATTAGCGTGAACTCTTCGAGCATTAGCGTGAACTCTTCGAGCATTAGCGTGAATGCTTCAAATATTGCTGAAAATAGTTCGAGTATTGCGACTAATGCGGCTAATATCGCTGAAAACCGAGCTCTTATTGAACAAGCATTCGATGAGATTGAAGAGAATAGTTCTGGTATTTCGATAGCGCTTGCATTGTCTAGTTTGACTAAGGGCTTAGCTCCTGGTAAGCGGTATGGTCTTGGTGTTGCATTCGGTACATTCAAGAATCAGCAGTCGATTGCCATCAGTGGAACATTCTCATTCACTGACCCGAATAGCCCTGGACTTCAGGTGATCTTTAACACCGGTGTTGGTTTTGGTCTGAATAAGGACACATTTGGTGCCGCTGCCGGTTTATCGATTCAATGGTAATGAGCTTGCTTAATCGTTCACTTTCGAGAATCTGCTTAAAGGGATTGATTGGAGGGTTTCTCCTCCTTTCCTCCCCTTTCCTGAATTCCTCCTTGGTACTTGCTCAGTCTGAGGAAATACCAGCTTTAAGAGCTGCTATTACCAATGAAGCTGATCGAATATTTGTAAATACTTTGGTCAAATCCACATTGGTCGCTTTAAATCAAGCCAATCTAACTGAAAATTATTCAGTTTTACAAGCTCTCTCTTCTAATGCTTTCAAAGCCAATAATTCCGAAGAAGAATTAGCTGAAATCTTTAAAGCAATTCGAGAGTATGGTTTAGATTTCGCAGCTATAGTGGAATATCCAGCAGTATTTACTGTTGAACCAACTTTAGATACTCAGAATAATCTTCGGGTTGTTGGATATTTTGAAACTTCACCGTTAGTTGAGTTTGATTTGGTTTTCAACTTAGTTGATGGTCGGTTTTTAATAGATGGATTAACGGTTGCTATCAGACCGGTATCTAATGAAACTGGGAGTTAGTAATCTGAATCGGTTTTTCTCTTGAGTTGATCACATCAAAATTGAATACTGTAAATATCAACGGGATTTAGACAATTTGCTCTAAATCCTTTTTTCTTGGGAATTTGAGTTTGAGTGTTATGGATGTATGTCTGGATCTGAGTAAGGGGTTAATGACAGTAGAATGGAACGAAACTTTTTGATCTCTTTTAATAATTTTTTCATGTCTGAAATTGCGATCGCCAAAGAGAAACCAGATTGGGCAGGCGAAGATTGGCTCTCTCGTCTAGTAAATCTGTTGATTCGAACCAAGCCTCTTTATAACTTGATGAAATATCAAGCTCGTCAGGTACTCATTAAAACAGCGGAGAAGAATGGTATTCCGTGGCGACAGACTGTTAAAGATTTTGATAAAGATCAAGCAGAACAATGTTTTCAAGAGATTGTTGATCTAGAGCTTGATTACCCTGAGTATTACAATGTGCCTTTCCATGCATATGACGAAGGTAATTTATGTTGGAAAGCAGCTTTTGAGGCTGCTCCTGCGACAGAATCTATGGCATTGAGGGTGTGGAAAAATGAGCCACTGACTCCAGCTGTTGCCCAAGCGCGTTTGCGGAGTACGTTTCTGGAGGTGATGGCGGAGTATCTACCTGACCAGGTGAATGATGTTCTTGATATTGGCTGTTCTGTTGGGATTTCGACGATGGCTCTTGATACGTTTCTGAAAGAACGATCGCCACAAATCCAGACTGTCGGTTTAGATTTATCGCCATATATGTTGGCCGTGGCGAAAATCCGTGACTCTGAGAATAAAGTGCAGTGGCAGCATGGGAAGGCTGAGTCGACTGGATTTGTGGATAATTCCTTTGATGTGATCACAATGCAATTTGTGCTTCATGAGCTACCGAATCAGGCGACAAAAGATATTTTTCAGGAATGTCTGCGGATTTTGCGACCAGGTGGTTGTTTTGCCATTGTGGATAATAATCCGAAGTCACCTGTAATTCAGAGTTTGCCTCCAGCATTGTTTGTGCTGATGAAAAGTACAGAACCTTGGAGTGATGAATATTACACTTTTGATGTGGAAGATAATTTAAAACAGAGTGGTTTTGATTATTTGACCACTGTGCCTAGCGATCCTCGTCACCGTACGATTATTGCCCGTAAACCTCTTTAAATTGTTCTCAGAATGAAAATTGCGATCGCCCAGCTAAATCCCACTGTCGGAGATCTAGAAGGTAATGCTAATCAAATTTTAGAAGCGGCCAAAATTGCAGCGATCGCCGATATTCGTTTACTGCTGACTCCAGAATTATCCCTATGCGGTTATCCGCCCCGGGATTTGTTGACTCAGGCTGATTTTGTAGCGCGGATGCAGTATCAGTTGAATGACTTAGCTGCGCAAATGCCCCCAACAATTGCTGTGTTGGTGGGACTCGCAACGGTGAATGATCAAGCCGTTGCCAGTGGTGAAAAGCCATTACACAACAGTATTGCCTTGATTGATAAGGGCAAAGTGCAGCGTATTTTTCATAAGCAACTGCTGCCCACTTACGATGTATTTGATGAAGACCGTTATTTTGAAGCGGGCTCCATTTCCAATTGGTTTCATTTATATCCTGCCGCTGACCAGACCCAGCTTCACCCTGCCATCCCCATCAAAATTGGGGTGACAATTTGCGAAGACCTCTGGAATGACGACTCCTTTTGGGGCAAACGTAGCTATGAAGTAAATCCCCTCGAACAGCTTGCTGAGGAAGAGGTTGATTTTATCGTGAATCTCTCGGCATCCCCTTACACCATTGCAAAACAGCGTTTGCGAGAAGGGATGTTGCATCATGCTGCATGGCGCTACCAAATCCCAATTATCTATGCGAATCAAGTGGGCGGTAATGATGATTTGATTTTCGATGGTGGTAGTGTGGCGATGAATACTCAGGGCAAAATTGTTTGTCGTGCTCCTAGTTTTAAGTCGGTGTTGATGGCGCTGGAATTTGATAAATCCTTGCAAAATATTGGTGCTCTAAAAGAACAGATTTCTTGTAATTTCCACCAAACGATTACACCAGAATTTGACTGTGATGAAGCAGAGGTTTATCAGGCTCTTGTGCTAGGTCTTCGGGATTATGTGTGGAAATGTGGCTTCTCGAAAGTTGTGCTTGGTTTGAGTGGAGGAATTGACTCAGCTCTAGTGGCGGCGATCGCCACCGATGCTTTGGGAGAAGCTAATGTATTAGGGATTTTAATGCCATCACCATTTAGTTCAGAACATTCAGTGAGTGATGCTGTTGCTCTGGCCGAAAATTTAGAGATTAATCATCAGACGATTAAAATCCAGACCGGAATGGAAGCATTTGATCAGATGCTCGAACCACTATTTGCCGGTACGGAATTTGGGGTAGCGGAGGAAAATTTGCAGTCTCGAATTCGCGGTAATCTCCTGATGGCGATCGCCAATAAATTTGGTTATTTGTTGCTATCGACGGGCAATAAATCAGAAATGTCAGTGGGCTATTGCACCCTCTATGGCGACATGAATGGTGGCCTTGCTGTAATTGCTGATGTCCCGAAGTTGCTGGTCTTTAAATTATGTCGATGGCTGAACCGTGACAAGGAAGTGATTCCCGAAAATATTATTACTAAGCCCCCTAGTGCTGAGTTGCGTCCTGACCAAGTGGATCAAGATTCGTTGCCACCCTACGAAATTCTCGACGATATTTTGCAACGGATTATCCATAAAAATCAATCTACACCCGACCTGATTGAAGCGGGCCATGACCCGGATGTGG from [Leptolyngbya] sp. PCC 7376 includes:
- a CDS encoding Hpt domain-containing protein produces the protein MLAEFVLILELFTEILELFTEILELFTEILELFVEMLAEFVLILELFTEILELFTEILELFTEILELFVEMLAEFVLILELFTEILELFTEILELFTEILELFVEMLAEFVLILELFTEILELFTEILELFTEILELFVEMLAEFVLILELFTEILELFTEILELFTEILELFVEMLAEFVLILELFTEILELFTEILELFTEILELFVEMLAEFVLILELFTEILELFVEMLAEFVLMLELFAEMLAEFVLILELFTEILELFTEILELFTEILELFAEMLAEFEEILELFTEMLELFTEILELFTEILELFAEMLAEFVLMLELFTEMLELFTEMLELFTEMLELFVEMLAEFEEILELFTEMLELFTEILELFTEILELFAEMLAEFVLMLELFTEILELFTEILELFTEILELFAEMLAEFVLMLELFTEILELFTEILELFTEILELFAEMLAEFVLMLELFTEILELFTEILELFTEILELFAEMLAEFVLMLELFTEILELFTEILELFTEILELFAEMLAEFVLMLELFTEILELFTEILELFTEILELFAEMLAEFVLMLELFTEILELFVEMLAEFVLMLELFAEMLAEFVLILELFTEMLELFTEILELFTEILELFAEMLAEFVLILELFTEMLELFTEMLEEFALMFALFVEMLFVTSARGTPESLEPAPPVVSIF
- a CDS encoding YadA-like family protein, yielding MNSSSISVNASNIAENSSSIATNAANIAENRALIEQAFDEIEENSSGISIALALSSLTKGLAPGKRYGLGVAFGTFKNQQSIAISGTFSFTDPNSPGLQVIFNTGVGFGLNKDTFGAAAGLSIQW
- a CDS encoding class I SAM-dependent methyltransferase; translated protein: MSEIAIAKEKPDWAGEDWLSRLVNLLIRTKPLYNLMKYQARQVLIKTAEKNGIPWRQTVKDFDKDQAEQCFQEIVDLELDYPEYYNVPFHAYDEGNLCWKAAFEAAPATESMALRVWKNEPLTPAVAQARLRSTFLEVMAEYLPDQVNDVLDIGCSVGISTMALDTFLKERSPQIQTVGLDLSPYMLAVAKIRDSENKVQWQHGKAESTGFVDNSFDVITMQFVLHELPNQATKDIFQECLRILRPGGCFAIVDNNPKSPVIQSLPPALFVLMKSTEPWSDEYYTFDVEDNLKQSGFDYLTTVPSDPRHRTIIARKPL
- a CDS encoding NAD+ synthase, which gives rise to MKIAIAQLNPTVGDLEGNANQILEAAKIAAIADIRLLLTPELSLCGYPPRDLLTQADFVARMQYQLNDLAAQMPPTIAVLVGLATVNDQAVASGEKPLHNSIALIDKGKVQRIFHKQLLPTYDVFDEDRYFEAGSISNWFHLYPAADQTQLHPAIPIKIGVTICEDLWNDDSFWGKRSYEVNPLEQLAEEEVDFIVNLSASPYTIAKQRLREGMLHHAAWRYQIPIIYANQVGGNDDLIFDGGSVAMNTQGKIVCRAPSFKSVLMALEFDKSLQNIGALKEQISCNFHQTITPEFDCDEAEVYQALVLGLRDYVWKCGFSKVVLGLSGGIDSALVAAIATDALGEANVLGILMPSPFSSEHSVSDAVALAENLEINHQTIKIQTGMEAFDQMLEPLFAGTEFGVAEENLQSRIRGNLLMAIANKFGYLLLSTGNKSEMSVGYCTLYGDMNGGLAVIADVPKLLVFKLCRWLNRDKEVIPENIITKPPSAELRPDQVDQDSLPPYEILDDILQRIIHKNQSTPDLIEAGHDPDVVAQVFRLLHRTEFKRRQAAPGLKITDRAFGTGWRMPIASRW